The genomic DNA CTTACTCTTACATTTCTTTTCCTGACTGTTCTTTAGTGTCTCCCCCTTTTGGTCACcttttctatatacctttctcaCTCTAGTCTTCTCTTATCTTTCTCAACTTTCTGATGGTTGTAGTTTAAAAATAAGTCACTTGTTTTGTGATCTGATTACAATAGCAGGAaaagtgagaggagagagaggcgtTTAAACCTTTACTATGTTTGGAGCACCGAGGGAGCCTTACAAAGGAAAAAGCCTATGTGTCTGTCCAGAGGGACTGCCAGGAACCGCCTGTTACATAACCAGGGGCTCATTGGAGCTCTCAGAGGCGGCTATGGAGAGCAGGGCTTGCTAGGAAGCCTTGTGTGATTGGCTGGCCCCCAAACTAGGAAAGACTAGCACACTGGAAGCATGCCCAGTTGACCCCTTTTCCTCCTGGCCAGCTTCTGGGCTCCTTGTGTATACACGCTGGTTAACGTAGGCTGGCTACACTGACATGTGAATCTGCCACCCCCAGCTTCCCCTTTTAAGTAGCGCAGCTCCTTTTATATAATCAGTTGAATTTTACTAAAACTGGCAGCTGGTTTCCCCTTCATGTAAGGTTGCCAGGCACCAGAACTCCAAGCTGATCTGTTTACACTAAGCTCTTCATGTGCTAGTCCTTGAACTATCTTTGCAAACAGAATTGGCTCTAGTAACACCTTGCCCAAAATGCTACCATTCAGCTACGTCCTCCGCTTTGTTAAGTTGCttaccccacctccaccccctgaACTGGGAACTAGAGCCAGGGGCCTTGCATATAAGATAAGCAAACACTACCTCTAAAACTACACCCACAGCCCTTTTGcttttacttcttgaattcttttggttttgtttatttggttggttttagggtggtttttttttggtggagGGTAGGGTTCATATATCTTAGGTTAGCGGTGTATGACTTTGAACTACTGCCTCTACTTTTCAAGTGCTGGCAAACTACAGGTGTACAACTGTGTTATGTGCccgggatcaaacccagggctcctttcatgctaggcaagcattctaccaactgagttacatcccaagCCCCatccttcttgttttgttttcgcGTCTGTTTCTGTGCaaaatagttctggctgtcctggaactcactctgtagaccaggctggctctgcccctctgtctctgcctctgcctcaaaagtgctgggattaaaggcgtgcaccccatTCTTATCAGTACTCTGGGGTTCCACCTCCAGcactaaggaaaaaagaaatgcctgGATGTTGAGATGATTTCTTTCCTCAATGTACCTCATCTGCTtggcttccattttctctttctcctggttGAGAAGCCTCACCCAGCTCCCTCCTTCCCACATTGTCTAAGTAAGTCTGTCCAGCCTGGCCCAGTCATTGGGTACCCTCCAGGCCAATaggacagcctgtctcaaaagcacatataggacacatacacactccacaAAAGTAAGGTGGATGGACCTGAGGGTTGATTCTGGAGTTGACCCTTAGCTTCCACAAGCACCTACACACACTCATGTCCACACAAAGCCATGTGATTGGAGTACCTGATGCATTGGAAAAATGGtgagtgaggttttttttttaagatgtatttacttattacatatacagtgttctgcctgcatatatgcctctATGCCAGATGagaacaccagatctcattacagatggctgtaagccatcAATCATGTGGTTGCtataggaattgaactcaggacctttggaagagcaggtatCGTTCTTATGGCTGAGATGTCTCTCCAGCCCGAGTGAGGCTATTATAATGCTCCCATTAGTATCACTGATACGATAAGGGCCTATATTTAGGTAGACCCCCAATTTTGCTCAGACTTCAATTAtgtcaaaagaatttttttccctCTAAGCCTGGGTTCATACTTGtggggcaagtgctctactactgagctatatcccttttatttatttacttattttgattttaaagcaGGATCTAAGTTGCCAAGGCCCATCTGAAACTTGAGATCCTCTTCTATCAGCCTTCCAAGTCCTGGGCTGACAGACATGCTCCCCCACCACATCAGTTCTGAAATATAAAGAGGGAGGAACTGCATTCTTCAGTAGGAATcacttcagttttttgttttttctttaattacaaatGGCTTACCTCATTTCTGGTTTGgttgggtttggtttgggtttggtttttgagacctggtctctccatgtagccctggttggcctccaactcacagagatctgcctgcttttgcttctgTGTACCCAGCTTCATGTGAGGTTTCCAAAATGTTCGTGTAGTTAAAAAGCACTGCACAGGGAGCCACTGTCCCCATGGGAAGCTGTCCCATATCGCAGGTGTGTTGTGGTAGTCAAAAGCATGACTCTGACTGTAAGCTCCCTACGAGCAAGAACTGTGGTTACTTTTTAAGTCTACCTCACAGGCTCTTACTGGAGCCTCTGGAAAGAGGTCCGTGCTGTGCTGTTACCACTTCCCACTGTAAGTCTTTCAAACCCAGGATGGGCTGTGAAACTGTAAAGAAGAGTGATGAGCCACAGCACCTGACTTCATTGCTTGTCTTTACACAGAATCCTCGCTACTGATGGGCTTACCGAAGTCATAAATCGAAGGCGCTATTATGAGAAACCCTGCCGCCGCCGCCAGCGGGAGAGCTATGAAACATGCCGGAGGATCTACAACATGGAGATGGCTCGAAAGATTAACTTCTTGATGCGGAAGAACCGGGCAGATC from Cricetulus griseus strain 17A/GY chromosome 1 unlocalized genomic scaffold, alternate assembly CriGri-PICRH-1.0 chr1_0, whole genome shotgun sequence includes the following:
- the Mrps21 gene encoding 28S ribosomal protein S21, mitochondrial, whose protein sequence is MAKHLKFIARTVMVQDGNVEGAYRTLTRILATDGLTEVINRRRYYEKPCRRRQRESYETCRRIYNMEMARKINFLMRKNRADPWQGS